The DNA region TAGCTGTCTCCTGTGCATTTGTTACCAACCCACAGTCATCTGGATTTTGAAAGCAGCTGTAAATGTTCCAGTGCTCATCCATCCAGTCTTCTTTGTTTGCCCTGGTTAGGCAAAAAGATCCACTGATCTTATATTTTCCATAAGTCAGcatcttaaaaaaatctctgtcCTTCATCATCAGTCCTTTTCTGTTGAAGGTCAAGAAATCTGTCTCTATGTGAAATGTTTCTAGGCATCTGCTTAAGAACAATATTGTTACAGTGTCAGTTTCACTCCCAGGGAAGCCTCCTGTGCTATAAGGCTTTTTTGTAAAGCTGAGACTGGAGTTGTACCTCAAAAATGCAaactctctcacctgctggcctTTTCCTCTCTGTTCATGTTTcagaagggggggggagggggagtatcTTGCTTTCCCAggaaaagaaactagacattgaGATAGCTGAAAAGAAAAGATTCTCATTTTGCGCAGAATATGAGTCCCGTGGCTCTTTGTATCAGTCACTGATAGCCACTCGGAGTTGTCAGGGGCTGCCCAAGCAAAACTCTCGGactcttctcattttctctcccaTGTGTTCCACGACTCAAGACTCTCCTGCTAGTTCACAGCAACCTTCCAAGAAGAATCTGATGTCATGTAGCACTTACGTTCTGGCAAAGTCCTTGTACCTATTTGCATAGTCAGCTAACTAATTCCCACGAGGTCGTCTTAGAGTGGCTTCGTTACCAAGCAGTTGGCTTTTCAATTATGCAAACATGTATTGATCGAGCATCTCCTATTTACTAGACACTTTAGCAGGCTGGGCTGCCTGGAAGTAGATTCTGAGCTGGAGTCTTGGGAATTTTCCTAGAAAGTGTGTCTGGGTCTTGGCCTTGGAAAACAAAGAGGGAGAGGGCAGTCACAATGCATCACAATGCCTCAGCTCGGCCCCATGGGAAGTTAAGAGGCTTGGTAGAGCCTTCCATGAGGAGGCAAGGGGGCTGGGTGCTTCTTCTGTGCTTCCAATGACTAGTCACGGACTATAACTGCCCCAGACAATGAGCCCaggaggtagatctctgtctCTGCAGGAAGTTTCTGGAGACAGTTTGAAGTCCAGAGCGAACAGCTGTCAATACAGGCGCCATCTGGGGAATGAAGTTCTTGAGCCTCAAGTAAGACACAGCAAGATGTCTGCTGCTCTGAGCAGAGAGAATTCTGTGCTCACAGGCATTGGTGAAGAGCGCAGGGAGCATGGGTAGAATTAAACAAGCATGCACGTGATGAGATTTGGAGCGGTACTTGGCAGGTGGAGGGATCTCCTGATGCTTTAGGCATTTGCCAAGGACAACGGCGGTGAGGAAATCACAGTTGAGGTACATTTGCATTGGACCTTAAAAGATGCTTAGCTTAAGAATCTTTGTCATTCTTAAGTGAAAGTATAAAAGTTTAAATCCATAGTGGGCAAAGCAGGGCTTCTTTCATATGCAACTCCAGGGTTAGGACATTGGACTGGAAGCAGAATGAATCCGTGTGGCTAAGGAATGACATCTGGCCAAGTGTTGAAGGTCAGAATCTGTTTGCTCGTTTTTTTTCTCCATCCCCAGAAGTTCCAGGAAGCACTGTGGAGGAGGTCACGGCCGTCGGTCTCTCCGGCCGCAGTTCCGGTGGCTCTGGACATACTGGGGTATCGAGAGGACAAGCTGCAGCTGCTCCAGGGCTGGAAGGGTCACTGTGCTCAGGGCACGGAGTACCCGCTGGCTTCCCTGCAGCGGGTTGTGCCTTTTTGTTCCCTTACACGTTGCTGAAGACGTTTTTGGAATGAGAGGAATTGCTTTCTCCAGCCAAAAAAAAAGCTGAGGAGGCATTTAGCAAGTAGGTGAAGACCTAAAGGGAATTCTGCATGTAAACGTTGCTCAGGGAGGGGTGTTCCTAAAATGCCTGCTTGAACCTACATCTCTCAACTTCTCTGCCTGCGCGCTTGACAGGGGCCCTTTAGCCTGGCTCATAAAGTTCCGGAATTATGGCAGCAGTGACTCTCCTTATGGTGCCCCTGCAATCTCCTGGTTCCTCAAGTCAACCAGCATGCTTATAGCAGTACCTTTCAATTGCAGATGGAGCAGACATGGAGGACAGGAATGGATTAATAGATTACTGACCTGGTAAGGACAAAAGGTCCAGATAGTAGAGGATTGGTGCATCCTGGGACAGCATAAACAGTCAATGGGGGTAAGGAAATGGAGTGTCCTTATGATGAAGGACACCTAGACCAAAGTTAGATTTCACTAGCATCCTCATGAGGCCAGTAAGTTCTTTTTAATTCATTCAATGTTGAGCCAAAGCCTAGTCCCCTCCTGTGATAGGATCAGGAGGCAAGGAAGGTCACCTCCTCCCTACAATGACCTATTTGTCCCTGTTAAAATTTGATAGGTCTCCATtaggcagccctggctggcctggaactcattatgtagaccagtcttgtctctgcctccctagtgctgggattggaggtgtGTGATTTTATGCTCAGCTTGACTGTCTTAAACAAGGTTTTAGAAACAGACACAAAAGTCGAAACCCAGGTGCTTTCATGAGGGTGGATGTTTGCCACGGGAGTCCCGCTTTCAGCATCGGAGCCTCTGCCATGGCCTCTGGAGTTCTCAGGTGGTCTGCATTGCAGCCACGACCCTACAAACCCATCTAGTGAGTGTGTCCACTGTTCATAGACTGCTCGGTTCCAGATCATAGTGGCTGTGTGTTTTCCTCACACACAGTGGACTCAAGAGTCTAAGGTCACAGGTACCACCCAGGTAGTGGACAGGCTCCTGAACACTTCAGGTATCAATACTAAGGTACTGCTCTGTCCATCACCTCCTCAACTCTTGTCTCCCTCCATGCCTTTCCTGGGGTTGGTTGGTTTCCTTTCTTGATATGGATAGAATTCTCCCGTTCTCCAATGCCAGCTTCCTCCTAGTAAATACCAACAAAACTAACCCACGTAGAATGTTGATATTAGTGGTGAGTTTTTCCACCTTTGGTCTCTGCATCCTCAAAATGGTTCCAAAAGACTAAAATGAGCTCTCCTTAGGGGAACAATGGATGGAGGCACAGAGAGCCACATGGCTGGTCCTATACTGGAACTCGGGTCACCTGAGATCCCAGCACCTGCTCTTCCCaacctctgcctctgcagctaCGTGTTTACGTGCTAACCCACCCTCCAGTGGTGGCTGCTACCATGATGCTTCAGTAGTATTTCCTGGCTTAGGGAAAGGGACCTAGCTCATGAAATCCTAAGGCAAGCAAATTGAGCCACTGTTTCTAACATGTCTTATTTTACAGTATTGAGTATAAGTATACCCAGTCTCAATCAATTCTTAGAAGAGGACTGTTTATTATGTGTTCatgctgtgcacatgtgtgtgagggtgcacatgcatgtatgtgcacatgtcccgggaggtcagaggtcagtgtcaggtatcttcctcagttgctttctgccttttttggacaagttctctcactgaacctggagctcaccagttagctaaactggctagtgagccccagggagctATCTGTCTCTTTCCCTTAGCTCCCCAGTGCTAGTGGTCAGGGTGCACACCACTGTACCCtcatttttacatgggtgctggggatccaaactcgggtcatcaTGCCTGTGCAGCCAGCACTTCAGccaatgaaccatctccccaactctTTGAGGAAGATAATTTGAACATTCCATGCCATTCTCTCTGGAAAGCTTTGCCATGCCTGATCCTCTTCACctatccagtaagcagcacttcagAGTGCCCTCCCATGCTGATCccaacacacagacagataggcacacacagacatatacacagatacacacatacacagacacagacccacagacacagaaacacacagaccacacacagatgacacacagggacagacatacacacagacacacacacacacaaacacacacacacacacagatacacagacacacacacagacatgaacacagagACAGCCACAtacatagccacacacacacagacatatactcagacacacacacaaacacacagacggacacagacacacacagatacacagacacacacaccatcctaTCCACACCGCCTCCAGGCTCCCCCAGGGTTAGGTGGGCAAACACAGGTGGCTGGTGAGCTTCCACAGCGCCATCTACTAGCATGTTGCCCACTGGGCTATTTAACCTTGCAAAAACCTCTGCTCACTTTTTCATGGAAAAAAAGCTAGCACGGTCCCCAGAGGCAAAATTCTAATCATGCTTTGCAGTCTTCCTAAGTCTGCTATGATTTGGTGGCCTGGAAACACTGTCTAGGTTTGTATAAAAATTCTATCATCCTTGGattaggagggaaggagaggctggCCAAGACACTGGCCCCAGAACTCCTTCTGGGTTCTTGGTAAGCATTTCCAAAGAAGGACAGAGATCCTGGGTTCCACTGGAATACTCAGTGAGCAGGACCTAAAAATCATCTCCTGAAACCTGGCTGTAAGGAAACCTGGGAATCATGgtttttctttccaaatgacaCACCTGCCCCTGTGTAACTCCAGGAACTAACACCTGGTCCCTAAAACCTATACTACTTAGGTGTCTGCCCTCATCCCAGGCTTTCTGTGACTTCTTTTACTCTGTCTTGAAGGCATTTCTGACTCCTTTGAGTCCCCATGTtgccccctctttctctccccacacTACCTCTTTGTATTACCAGTGCTTTAAATACCCATTTCTCCACTAGGATGTGAGCTTTCAGACACTCTAGATGTTGGTTTGATTCATCTAAAATAGACCTGATGACACACGTGGACTTCATTAAGTATTTCTGAAAGGTTCAAAGAATAAATGTCTATGGTTTTCCTAAGAATCTTTCTGTGGGAAGTGCTGAGGGTCTCTCAAGCGGAAGACGGTacacagatggatggacagaaggGTTTGAATATGTACAAAGGCCAGTTGGCATGTCATAGGAAGAATGAACAAGCTATTTCTCCCCCAGAGAGTTCTTGATGAACAAATGTACACATACTAGTTCTTGGAACAGAGGGACTCAAATGGGGCAGGGGGTGACTCAGAGAAAACACTCGCCAGTCTGTGAAGAGAGGCCACACCCTACTGTGGTGGGCTGCTCACCTAACTGCACAAGTATATAACTGTGTTTTGGTCAGGACTTAACTCTTTggtacagaggcaagcttcactgGGCCAGGATTGTGGGATGTTTCTGCTTCACTGACTCTGGCCTTCATGGTCTAGACTGACTATATGGGAGAAAGGAGATGTAGAAGATTTTGTAAATGCCATGGCCACTATGTGTCTTTGTTTCTCATGTGAAATGTCCCCTTGAATGAGGCATGGGATCGCTGCAAATCTCCAGGTCCTGCAAGGGGTCAGCAGGCCATAACAGCTGGAGCTGGAAGGGTACTGCCCAAGagagaataacacacacacacacacacacacacacaaacacacacacacacacacacacaaacacgcacgcacgcacgcacgcacgcactcacaccACATTGAGAAGAGACCTGAGCACTACCTCCTTCCAGATGGCAGAAAGAGAATGTGGAATTCTTGTACCCTCCAGATCCTCCTGGGTGGTCTTAAAGACAAGATGGAGAGACAGGGATATAGAGAAAGGCAGGTATGTGGTATGACATCATAAACTGTGGTATGAGACTCTCACACATCTGCTATCATAAGTAAAACAGACTTCATCTGCTAATTTCTTAAATTACCTACAGCTCAACACAAGGAATAGGGGAATGGCTTTTCTGTTGGGTACTTTGGGGCTGTCTTCTGAGTTGAGACTTCTCTGTCTTGGCCATCCTCTACTATCGACGCAAGAGAAATGTTAAGTTTGCTGAAGCAAACATCTCCACTCCAGAAGAGCAAGAAAGAGTGACCCTGGTAGCTTCATATAAGCTGGCCACTAGATAAGAACacgagcccaagagaaggcattgTTCGTGACCTTTGAGTGGCTGAGCCACTTTCTTCCAAAGTTCCCACTAGGCACCCCGTGTCAGACTCTAGTCCTAGGCAATGATGCTCAGTCGCCAAAGGGGGTACCAAAGGATAAATGTTTTGTATTAACATGAATCCTAACGACAGACACAATGCAGTTATAAGCACATGGTAGATACACAGAACAGTCTCTATATAGTCTGAACATCGATACAAAATAAGTTACAGTCGCTTTGCTTTCCATCACAGTAGGAGTAGAGCAGACAGTCACTGGACCAGTGGCTGGGGAGCAAGGCAAgggagaggccacagaggaggaTTCAGGGCACTGAGCACAGTTGGGGGATTGTTGCCAAGGACACCAGAGTCCCTGAAAGTCTACAGAGAACAAGGTCCCGGTCCTCTCAAGGTGGCCTTCTGAGAACTAGCACGAAGTCCTGCTTGGTGACATCCAGTGGCTGAATTTGAGCTGGGATGCTCTAGGTGAACGGACGGGAGGCTCAGTGGGAACAGGAACACACAGCATCCAGCAGGCCAGCCCACTTTCCTGACGGCTTGGTTGGACTTCTGTGATGTTGGGAACACGAGGCACAGAGCCAGAAGGCACAGTTTGCTTCTAGGAGGTGACAGATGGCCAGATGGATGGCCCACCAAATGCTGGTGAGCCCTCTTGCCTTGCCTGGATGCTCTGGGAGGCTGTGTGAGGAGGGGCTGTGTGCTCAGACAGTTCTGTGCTTGATCACCAAGTGGCAGCGCTGGGACCTTTCATCCATCACAGAACAGGGACAGATGGAGGATTGGCATCCTCTCTCCTTGTGACCTCAGAAGTTCGGGAAGGTCCCCTAAACTACTCTGGGCCTCTGGCTCCTCACCTGAAAAACGCATGTCGGGGGTGATGTATACTTGGAAAGGGCATTAGTGAAGGCCTCAGGAACCAACATGTATAAAGTGCCTAACACTGTCCCTACCACACAGGAGGGCTTTACATAAGAAACTGAGTATCCAGACAGCCTAGGCTTGATAAACCCGTGAACTACAAATGCCCTGTTCAAGAAGACCCCAGGGCAGCTTCCTTGTGCTTTCTACcaagtttttccttttctctccccatcTGGGATTCTTTGACACAAAAATGTCAGGCAGTATTCAAGTGTGGTGAGGAAGACAGAGTGTCTTCGGTTCAGAAAGATACAAAGAACACGGGCCAGTGTCTCTTCAAGTCTGGGATGTAGTGCCCCAAGGAGGTGTCTCCATTTGATTatcttcccccagcttctcctctttccctcacAGCTCCCAGCCCCTGAGTAAATTTCTAATTAGGAAgctaaagaagagaaataaaagcacagaACAGAAAGCGAACTGTCTATTCCATGAAAAGCCTTTCCCATCTGCTCAGAGCGTAGGTGCGGAGGCACTGGGGGATAGGGAAGGTTGGGCCATCTGTGGGCCAGGCAATTGCCTCATGTCTCTGGGGAATGAGAGATAGAGGGGAAATTTGGAGACACGGGCTTATATATCCTGGGACAGAAGAGGTACAGCTGCCCTTCTTCCAACCCTGGGAACTTGAAGAGGTGTTCAAACGAGGATGGACCTTTCTCGTCTACAGTGTGACTGTCAAgtcacactctgtgtgtgtgtgtgtgtgtgtgtgtgtgtgtgtgtgtgtgtgtgtatggtcatCATGCCCATTCTCTCTTCTAACACTGCCCGTCTGAAGTTACCTGGCTCTGTCACTCAGGTACTTTCCTCTTTGATGGAGGAATGAGGTGGGCAGGCAGCTCATTGGGCAGTTCATGCCCCTCCAGCTTGACTTTGATGAGGTGGTTGGCCAGGGCAAACTCCTCGTCATCCAGCATGCCATCCTTATCAATGTCAGCCAGCTTCCAGATCTTGCCCAGCACGCTGTTGGGTAGCTTGGAGCGTACCATCTCCTTTTTGGCATTGGCGCCCGTGATCTTGCCGTCCACCGGGGACAGGGTGTAGAAGATCTCATCATACATAGGCTTGTCTCGGGCCACCACCCACTCGGCATCATCAATACCTTCCCCGGCTCCCTCTCCATAGCCATGCCCGAAGGGGCCTTGTAGGGTTCCCTCAAATGCCCCGCCTTTCACCATCTGGACAGGTCGCTGGGTCTCTTCCTGGCGCACCAGCACCATGAGCTGGGCAATGTCGTGTGCCAGCATGTCATCTACCACCTCCAGGAGCTTGCTCTTCAGTGGCTGGAATTTGCTGAAGTCCTGGGCCTGCAGCTGGTCCTGGGGAGAGAAAGGCGGAAGTAGAATACAAGGGAAGCTCTTCCAGATCAGGGAGGGTGCTTCCTGTTAACTATAGAATGCTTTCCCAATTATCTTTCTAGTGAGCAGTGAGGTCAAGGGACTGTGTGAGGGGAGCAGCAAGGGCCTGAGGGGCTATGGATGGGTCTTTATATGAAGAACCAGAACAAGAGCAAGAGCTGGGGAACCAAGGCAACAagtgctggtttgtttgtttacatctctttaaatattattataaaaggTAGCTAGCTCATACATTTCTTGCCAAGTTTTGGCTGTCAAATGCTGACTCTTGAAGATGGTGGCCCTCTGAGATGTGGGTCTCCAGGAAAGCTTATGTTTGAAAAACACACAAGCAAAGTGCTTTCATTGTCTGCCCACTGGTTCACTCTTCTCGATACCTGGGAGGTAGAGAAGTCACATACCATTCATATGTAGTGAGGGGGTCAAGGTGACGGGGATTGAAAGTTAGGGTAACTAAAACCACCACAGAACCTTAGAGTTCGCAATTAGGATTATTCACTAGAATTGCCTGGCTGGAGGTCTCAAAAGTCTGGACCCCTGCCGAGAATTCTGACCTAGTAGGCATGGGCAGGCATGTTGACCTTACAAAAGCTGTTTCCTTTGCCAGGGCTATCCCGCCCACATCATAAAAGAAAGATGCTCTCCTTTGAAGACCTTTGCAGTCTTGAAAGGTCCTCAACCTAGAACATCCCATTTCAACTTGCttctagtccagtggttctcaatcttcctaacgttgcaaccctttaataccgCTCCTCgtgatgtggtgacccccaaccatgacattatttttgttgctacttcataactataattttgctactgttacaaatagtaatgtaaatatctgtgttttctgatggttttaggaaCACCCCAGTGGAAGGGGTCACTCTGTCCCAAAGGGTTCATGACCTacgtgttgagaaccactgttctagaaggACACAGTTGCTCATGCTGCCCTAGTCTGGCCACAGCAATCTCGTTACGTGGGTGGGGAAGAGGCCAGGAAACAAGGATGGGCACATCGAATCCACTGCAGAAAATGTAAAGGCTACCCACAGCTACAGTTCAAGGGCTGGCAGGCTACTTCTCCTCTCTAGGGCTGGGCCAGGAAGAAGGGCTGTGGAGAAAACAGGGTTCCATGCTAAGGGCCTTGCAGACAAGATATTTCACTGGGTTCTTAGCACTTGTGTACAAAGCCCTTTGCAGCCGGTTTACAGATGACATGAAGGCTCAGTGTGAATCTGGTCTCTATGGCATAGCGGCTTCTTGCTTGGCTCCTGGGGACAGTTCCTGGCTTTTCTACTTAAGGCTTATGTGACTGCTTTGCTGAGAAAATGCTAAGATCTCAGGTGATTCTTGTATAAAAGGCAGATGAAGATGCTCCTTCTGAgaactacaaacacacacacacacacacacacacacacacacacacacacacacacacaaatcctaagTGGCGGCCCTAGGTTCAAAGGCTTGCAACATACCCCAAAGATGCTGTGTGTCACAAACTGTTCCCAGGAAGGAGTTCAGAGGTAAACCTAAGCACTTAAGGGTCTGTATTATTATTCTAGACATAGTAGAGATGTACCTGTCACTAGATGAGGTCTTCTATGTCATCAAACACACCCGTGTCTTTGGGGACACTGGACTATTTCTCCTCTGGCTCGGCTAGGGCACTTGCTGTGAGTGACGGTTCATCAGGAAGGACATGCCTAATGTCACCTCCTTGCATTCTGACTTTGGGTTTCTCCCAGGAGCTCTGTCAGCCCCCTTCATCCTCTGGCAGCCAGCTAGGGTGACACTGTTTCTCACTGTAGGGTCCCTGACCCTCACTCATTACCTGCATCCTCTTCAGGTTGGGGAAGTCCCCGGGGGAGATCTGGTGCTCCCGCTCAATCCGGCCATAAATCTCAGCCAGGTTGTTCACCAGCTCCTTCTTTTTGGTGTCCTTTCCAAACACCGAGGGCATCTCTTTCTTCAAGGAGCTGATGATGTAGGCGTGGACCTGACCAAGAgggacagaggacaacctcatTAGGAGCCTGAACTGGCAGCCCCTCtagtccttcctcctgcctcggcttctgAAACCATTTCTCTCGCCATCCCTCACGGCGCTGGGCTAGCACAGTGAGAATATGGGGAAGGAAGGTCATAGAGGTGGAGGTGAGAATACGTCATGGCCGCTGCTGTTGTAGACACTGTCAACCCACTGAGCATCAAGGCGTCTAGTACAGTGATGAAGGTTTTCACACTCAGTTTCTCTTCATCCTCCATCAGTCCATTCAgtttataaatacagaaaaagacacagagaaactgcaAAAACACAGTCATCCTGGGGATCACTGAGGTGGTCATGGGGTCAACCTGGCCATCTAACCCAGAgccaacaacaaccaccacccaTACTCTCCTATCCAAGGGACCTCAGTTCTTGCAACTGACCCCTATCTATGAAACTGTCTATACTTCATCTGCTGGGGGTAGTCTTACCTTGGCCAGCCGGGCCCTCTTGATGAGGTCATTGAGCTTTCGAAGGGCAGCATTACGGGGTAGACTCTGGATGTCTCTGAACAAGTCCTGCTCTTCAGCTTCAAAGAGCTTCCGGTTGTCAGGAATGAGGAGAGGGTGGGACCAGAAGGAGCCAATGTAGACCCGGATCACCTCCGGTGTGTTCACGATCTTCCCCAGGGACCACATGAGGGCCCCGTACACCCGCATCAGCTGCTGGGTCTCAATCTGGTCCGCCTTGTTCAGCACGACTCGCATCTTGTCCTCATGGTTCTTGAGAGCCTTGATGACTTCGGAGAACTCGTCAGAGATGTCCAGCTTGTGGGCGTCAAAGAGCAGGATGATGCGGTCCACCCGCTCGGCAAACCATTCAAGGACAGCAGCAAAATCATACCCTGTGGCAGAGTCATAGTCAGTGGGAGGAGCTTTGGGGTATGGAAGTATAGTGAAGGGTCTGATGTAAGACAACACAGTCTTGGAAATAGTTTTTGAGTTTGGACGCTGGCTCCTCCCATGTGGTTGTTTGACCTTgagcaaatctctctctctctctctatctctgtctctctctctgtgattcaaactcagggtctcatgcatgctacaCAAATGTTCtttcactgagctatatccccaggccTCCTTAGCATTCTCCGTCTACAGAATGGTCCTTAGGGAGTATCTGGCTAGTAGGATGAGGGTGATGATGCTCAGTAAATGCTGGATTCTATCATAAGCATTGCTACTCCCATAAAGGGCGGCCTCTATCCAGTTATCTTCTTATTAAAGTTAGGGGCCAGGGCTCCTGGTGGGAAAAGAAGTCTAGGCATTGTTTTTGTGCTGATATTTTGGGGGTCTTACTGCCTTGCattagaccacactggccttgaacttcctttaTAGGCCAGTTAAGCCTCAAACTTGAAaagcccctgcctcagcctccaaagtgctgagattccaaGTGTGCATCATCATGACCACCTTGGACATctgttttgaaatgaaataaagactCAGAAATTCTTCACAGGGTACAATCAGCAAAACAGAAGATACAAGTGACCGATGCAGGTTCGGACCACGCCCATTCCTAGTTGGGACGACGTCAGAGTTCTTGTTACAGACTGAAGTGACTGGTTCTCCTATAGCTCCCAGGCTCGCTTCCTTCCTCACTCATCTGCTGTGGCCCCGAACACTCAGATCCTATTCTGTACGGGAGTCC from Peromyscus leucopus breed LL Stock chromosome 22, UCI_PerLeu_2.1, whole genome shotgun sequence includes:
- the Ehd3 gene encoding EH domain-containing protein 3 isoform X1, whose protein sequence is MFSWLGNDDRRRKDPEVFQTVSEGLKKLYKSKLLPLEEYYRFHEFHSPALEDADFDNKPMVLLVGQYSTGKTTFIRYLLEQDFPGMRIGPEPTTDSFIAVMQGDVEGIIPGNALVVDPKKPFRKLNAFGNAFLNRFVCAQLPNAVLESISVIDTPGILSGEKQRISRGYDFAAVLEWFAERVDRIILLFDAHKLDISDEFSEVIKALKNHEDKMRVVLNKADQIETQQLMRVYGALMWSLGKIVNTPEVIRVYIGSFWSHPLLIPDNRKLFEAEEQDLFRDIQSLPRNAALRKLNDLIKRARLAKVHAYIISSLKKEMPSVFGKDTKKKELVNNLAEIYGRIEREHQISPGDFPNLKRMQDQLQAQDFSKFQPLKSKLLEVVDDMLAHDIAQLMVLVRQEETQRPVQMVKGGAFEGTLQGPFGHGYGEGAGEGIDDAEWVVARDKPMYDEIFYTLSPVDGKITGANAKKEMVRSKLPNSVLGKIWKLADIDKDGMLDDEEFALANHLIKVKLEGHELPNELPAHLIPPSKRKVPE
- the Ehd3 gene encoding EH domain-containing protein 3 isoform X2 — its product is MCLLVYLLEQDFPGMRIGPEPTTDSFIAVMQGDVEGIIPGNALVVDPKKPFRKLNAFGNAFLNRFVCAQLPNAVLESISVIDTPGILSGEKQRISRGYDFAAVLEWFAERVDRIILLFDAHKLDISDEFSEVIKALKNHEDKMRVVLNKADQIETQQLMRVYGALMWSLGKIVNTPEVIRVYIGSFWSHPLLIPDNRKLFEAEEQDLFRDIQSLPRNAALRKLNDLIKRARLAKVHAYIISSLKKEMPSVFGKDTKKKELVNNLAEIYGRIEREHQISPGDFPNLKRMQDQLQAQDFSKFQPLKSKLLEVVDDMLAHDIAQLMVLVRQEETQRPVQMVKGGAFEGTLQGPFGHGYGEGAGEGIDDAEWVVARDKPMYDEIFYTLSPVDGKITGANAKKEMVRSKLPNSVLGKIWKLADIDKDGMLDDEEFALANHLIKVKLEGHELPNELPAHLIPPSKRKVPE